The uncultured Eubacteriales bacterium region GGCCACAGCGTCATCTGCCCCATCAACGACGTGGAGGCAAACCTCGGCGATGTGATGCTGGCCGGGCTGGGTACCGGCGTAGTGACGGTGAAGGACCTGAAGGGCTGGCGGGTGCTTGGCGAGAAGATCAGCCCCGACCCCGAGTCCCACGCACGGTACAATAAGTACTATCAGCTCTACCGGGACCTCTACACCGACCTCAAGGAAAGCATGGCCCGGGCCTCAAAATTATAGAAAAAGAGACGCTATCCATCGGGTAGCGTCTCTTTTTCTACCCTCGAGCAAGCACTGTTTGCGGCAGAGCGGCGACAAGAGCGGGCGATTCTCCTTCTGGTCTCCTGCTTGATCGGGGGTACGGGCAAAAAACGGCCGGTATAAGTGAGCGGGGCCCTGTCCGGTGACCGGCCTTGCCCTATTGGACGACCGGTTTGGCCTTAGACCTTAACGGGTGTTCAGAATGCAGAGGCCCCTGTGAATAGCTCAAAGCAAAGGGTAAAGCGGCGCTCCTCACCGGGGGCAATCGTCTGGAGCCGCCCTTGGCGGCGCTCCTCAAGACGACCGCCAGGGTAGCAGTTGCCGGGCTCCAGCCCCATGACGTATTCGCTCCGCCCCATCATCTTCCACTGGGTAAAGTAGGGGAGCTCCTCGGGGTCGAAACGAATCATAAGGCCCTGGCCTAGCTCCGGGTTGTAGAGCCCGGCGACCCCCTTATCTTCAAAACGGTGGAAATAGCATTGCTCCTTAAACCCCGCCTGGGGTGGTTCCACCTTGCTCCAGGTATCCATACCCTCGGCGGCGCGAGGATCCCGGGGCGTCACTTGCGCGGAGGGAATATAGAGTCTTGCGCGTTCTGAGAGCAGGGGGTAGCCCAGATTGATATGGTAGAGGAGCATTAGGGGGACCGTACGGTCTCCCACATTTTTTACTTTATCCGAGAGTAGGAGAGTATTCTCGGTTCGGGAGCAGGATATGGTCCGTGTCAGCACCAGCTTGTCTGCAAAGAACCCTCCATGCGGGACAACGGCTTTGATTGTAATGTTTTCCTCGTCCATGTCCCAAAAAATGTGCTCGGCAGGCAGATTTCCGACAGCGCCATGGAGAGGGAGGGCTTCCTTATCATCCACGCAAGGCGCACCTACGTTGCTGAGTCCGCAGGTGGCGAGAAACCCGCCGGTAAAGCTCTTTTCCGAGCCTTTGCCCACACCGTCGTAGTACGCTGGGTGGACATAGCCGCTAGCAGAGAAAAAGCCGCAGTTGCGGCCGTGAAAGGAGAGTCGCGAGAGATCGGCGCACCGGTCGGCAGATACGGTGAATTCCAGGCCCAGACCGTTGCGCACCTCAAAAAGGCGCATGCCATCGCCCCGTCCGCCCACCAGCCGATGCTCCTCCACGCCGCAGACCTGGGAGAGCTGATCCAAATAGTTCCCGTTCATCCTCTGTCCCCCTTTGGATGCCAGTATAAGCGCAGCGGCGCGAAAAAGTCAACAGTTTCATGGAAATGCATGGAGACGATAAAGAACGGGCAAATAAAAAACAAAATTTTTAAGGAAAATAAGGAGAAGTAACATTAAAGTGCAAAATTCGACACAAAAAGTGCACAAAGAAAAAAGGAAAATGTAGTGAGGCAAAAAGAAACTCCAATAAATTCCCCCCCTAAATATAAAAATTGCCACCTTTTCCGTCCAATGCGCCTCCCGCTATAATTGTGATACACCAAAAGAGAAAGAGAGGCGGATAACAGCATGAAACGAATTCTCAGCATGGTACTATGCGTCACCATGGCCCTGTCCCTGCTCCCGGCCTCCGCGCTTGCGGCGGGCCCGGCGGAAACGCCGGGGAAGAGCCTTGCGGACTATCCAGACCTATTGTTCGGCGTGGGCAGCGCCACCTCGGCGGGTCCGACCCTTCCCGGCGGGTCCATCCACCCCAGCCCCGAGACAAAGAGCAAGGACAACGGCGGATACAGCCGGAATTCGCCCATCGTCGGCTTTGGGCAGCTCTACGCCCAGGGTACAGGCGGGACAAAGAGCTATGGAAACTTCCTCCTTGCACCCATGCTGGGGGGAAATATCGAACTTAACGACAGCAATCGCGCCGTGCAGGCAAAGGCGGGAACCGAGACCGCCAAGTGTTATGAGTACTCCGTGGAGCTGGAGAACGGCATCAAGGCGGCGGTGACCCCCACGCACAACGCCGCTATCTACTCTTTTGAGTTTCCGGCGGGCGAGGACGCCTCTTTCCTGCTGGACGCCGCCCGGAAACAGGATAAATCGAATGCGATGAAAAAGGGCAGCGTGACGGTGGACCCGGAGACCCACACCATCAGCGGCGGTGGCACCTTCAGCGGAAACTGGAACCCGGCGAACTGGAATATGTATTTTGCCCTCGAGTTTGATACCGACTTTACGGAGATCGGTGTCTTTGAGGACAGTACATTGACGACCTATACCGAGAAGACCACGGTATCCATAGACTCGGAAAAACGGCTGGGAGCCTATGTGAAATTCGCCCAGCCTGCCACGGAGGCGGAGCCGGAACCCCTGACGGTAAAAGTAAAGCTCGCCATCTCCTTTGAGAGTGAGGAGAAGGCAAAGGAGTTCCTGGATGAGCAGATCCCGGCCTATGATTACGATGCGGTTCGCGACGAGGCCAAGTCTGTCTGGGAGGACCGGCTCGACGCCATTGAGATCGAGACCAGCGACGAGGCGCTGCTGCGGCAGTTCTACACCGCCCTCTATCACACCAATGTGGAGCCCCGTGACCGGGTGTCGGACCACGGGGACTGGGACGACTTCTACACCATCTGGGACTCCTGGAAAACGGCCTTCCCGCTGAAGACGTTCTTCTATCCCGAGCAGGTGGGGTCCATTATCGCCTCGTTTATCGACCGCGCGGAGCGCAATGAAACCATCATCATGTCCGACGCCTTTATCCAGGGTCAGGAGTTCGTCTGCGGACAGGGCGGAAATGACATTGAGAACATCATCGCCGACGCCTGCCTCAAGGATATCCCTTTGCCAGAGGGATATGATTGGGAGAGAGCCTATAACGCGGTCATTAAGAGTGCCGAGCGGATGCGAACACCCGAGTATGTCATGAAGGGATACGCGGTGGAGGGACAGCGTAAGACGGTCAGCGGAGCAAGCTACTCCTCCAGGCTGCACGCCGGTTCCGCCACTCAGGGTTTCGCCATCAACGATTTCGCGGTGGCGCAGATGGCTAAGAAACTGGGCAAGACAGAGGATTATGAGTTCTATCTCAATCGCTCCATGAACTGGAGAAACGCGTGGAACCCGAACGTGGAGAGCGATGGCTTCTACGGCTTCCCCCAGAACCCCAACAGCGACGGCACGTTCGCCGCAGGCTACAATCCCAAGAAGCCCAGCTACAACACCAATTTCTATGAGGCCACCGGCTGGGACTCCTGCTTTACCAACCGCAACGACATGCCCGGCCTGATTGAGGCTATGGGCGGACGGCAGAAATTTATCGAGCGCCTGCAGTGGGCCTGCGACCACAGCATAAACTATGGCAATGATGACGGCGGTGCGGAGGGCTATCTTAACTTTACCAACGAGCCGTCCATGCACATCCCCTGGCTTTTCTGTACCGACGAGGTCAAGCGGCCCGACCTAGCCGCCGAGACCATCAATCGAATCCTCACAGAGCGCTTCCTCAAGGACGGCATCAACGACTACCCCGGCGACGAGGACGGCGGCGCTATGTCCTCCTACCTCATCTTCATGCTGAGCGGCTTCTTCCCCTACTCCCCAACGAACGACTACTATCTCCACGGGGCGCGGCTGCCCCGCATTACCTTCCGCCTCGGGAACGGGAAGAGCTTTGTCATCACCGGCGAGAATACCGGCGAGAACAATATCTACGTCCAGTCCGCCACCTGGCAGGGGCAGGATTTCAACGAGTGCAAGCTGACCTATGGGCAGATCATGGAGGGCGGTGAACTGCACTTTGTGATGGGCAGCGAGCCCAGCCGCTGGGCGAGAATGGAGGATAACACTCCGCCCACGGACGTGACCGGCCTTACCTACGACGCGGAGAGCGCCGTGGGGGGAAAGACGGTACTGACCTGGAACGCCTCCGCGGACGAGGGCGAGGGCGTCGCCCGCTATGACGTCTACCGCAGCGACAAAATCGTCTTTGAGTGTAACGAAGAGACTTTCGTGGGTTCGGTGACTCAGACGACCTTTGAAGAGATGCCGGAAGTACCTACCCGCTACTGGTACCGCGTGGTGGCTGTGGACGGTGCCGAAAACAGAGCGAATGCCGCCGAGGTGTGCGTCAGCCTAAGCTATGACAGCGAGCCGCCCGAGCAGGTGACCGGGCTCCGGGTCGACGGTGCACTGCTGGATAACGGCATTGTCAAGCTGAGCTGGACGGAGTCCCACGACAATGTGGGCGTTACATCCTACAACGTATACCGGAGCAATCATGTAGACTTTACCATCAGCAGCGATACGCTGCTGACGGCGGTGCAGTCTCCGGCTATTACGGACTTCCTCTCCGCGGCCGGAACCTACTATTACCGCGTCACCGCCCGGGACGCCTACGGCAATATTTCCGAACCGTCGGACTGCGTGGCCGCTGAGGTCGCAGGCGGGCTTCCCGACGATATGGAGGCCACACCCGGCGTCAACCAAGCCAAGGGCAAAACGGCGAAGGTAAACGGCCAGACAAACATTGATAAGGAAGGAGCCGACAAGGCAGTAGACGGCAGCATCAGCACAAAATGGTGTGTCAAGAGTACCGGGAGCAACGGGGGCACCGGGGAGGTCGCCGCCGGGACGCCGCTGAACAATCCGCATTGGCTGGAAATCGACCTGGTAAAGCCCACCCTATTGAACCGCTGGGTCGTTACCCACGCGGGAGGAGGCTCTCCTGCGGAGGGTAAGGGCTACAACACGCAGGAGTTTAAACTGCAGTATTGGAACGGCACAGCCTGGGCCGACGCCGACGTGGTGACCGGGAACAAGGACAACGTGACCGACCGGACCTTCTCCACTGTGATAACGACCAAGGTGCGCATGGAGATCACCAGGGCGGTACAGGATAACTGCACAGAGAACAATAAGGTTCAGACTGCCCGCATCTATGAGGTAGAGCTGTATTCCCCCAAGCTGGAGAGCGAGTACGACGGCTCTCTGATGGAGCTGAGCGGCGTGAAACTGGCGGTCAACAGCCAGGCCGCCGACGCTGAGGGTCCCGCAAAGGCTTGTGACGGCGATGAGAACACCAAGTGGAGCGCCAGGTTCCAGATGGCCGACAAGACGGTGGAAGCGCCCGAGGGCGCCGAGGCCTTTGCCGATGGCGTGTCCTGGATGAGTATCGATCTGGGTGAGGTGTGCGTGGTCGACAGACTGACCTATCTTGGCGGCGGAAAGGAAAAGCCCGAGTTCCGCACCAAGGAGCTGTATCTGCAGACGAGTGCGGACGGAGTGAACTGGACTTACACCAAGGAGGGTGCCTGGAAGGATGGGGACGAGCAGGTACCCACAAAACTGGAGTATTCGTTCCAGGAGTCCATCACGTCGCGATATTTCCGTCTGGTGCTCCCGGTCAGAGGCGTCAGCGACGGGGAGCGGGGCAACACGAACGCCCGGGTATTTGAGTTCCACCTCTTCGGCGAAAAGCTGGTCAATGAGAACAAGATCACCATCGCACCCGCCGACGGTGCGAACGTACGGACGTCTAAGACGAACGCAGCCCCTGGTGACAAGATTGACGTCGACGTGGAGTATACCAGAGCGGACAGGGAATTCGTAAAGCTGCTGGTGACAGGCGAGAGCGGAACGCCGGTACCTGTCGCACAGTACGGCGAAATGCTCAAGTTCAACTTTACCATGCCCAATGAGCCCGTAAAGATCAAGGCCTATTCGCGGTTCGTCGTCGACGCCGACCGGGAAGCCCTTCAGGTGGCGCTGTACGCGCTCAAGGATGGCGAAATCACCGTCGCCGCTGACGCGGACACCGATGAGATCGAGCGTGAGGTACGGGCCTATGTGGCCCGGCTCCTCGCTGGAGCGCCCGGTGCCGAAGGCGTAACCGCCGAAATCGAAGAGACGGAGACCTTCGGGACGTTCAAGGTCACGCTGGAGAAGAACGGTATCATGGTCGTCAAGGACCTCGCCATGACGCTCAGCGGCTACCGGTACAAAATCAGCGGCATGTCGGACGTGCCCGGCGTGACCGTTCCTTACGGTACTGCGAAGGAGGAGCTGGGCCTGCCCGAGCGGGTGAAGGTCACCTTCCGCGAGGGCGGAGAGAAGGAAGTCGCCGTCAGCTGGGAATGCGCGGAGTTCATCAAGGACCGCGCGGGTGCCTATCGCTTTATTGGCACGATTGCCTCCGGGGAGGACTACGCGAACCCGGAGGAACTGACCGCCTCCTGTGAGGTGACGGTCAGCCACGCACCCAGCTATAGCACCGGAGATACAACGACAAGGACCGAGAAAAATCCGGACGGGAGCACCACCAAGACCGTCAAAAACAAGACCACCGGGACGGTGACCGAGACCACCACCTACCCCGACGGCACGCAGATCGTGGCCACCACGCCCAAGGGCGGGGAGAGCTCCATTAAGGTCGCGGTTCCCAAGGGCAAGGATAGCGTCACCATCACCATTCCCACGGGGGAGATACTGACCTCCGGCACCGTGGCGGTCATAGTGAATGTGGACGGCTCGGAGGAAGTAGTAAAGACCTCCGTCGCCACCAGCTGGGGATTGCGCATCACCCTTGCAGAGGGGGCCACTCTCAAGCTGGTGGACAACAGCAAGGACTTTACCGACGTAGCGGAGCACAACTGGGCCTATGATGCGGTGCAGTTCACCGCGAGCCGCGAGCTCTTCAACGGTACCGGAGCGGACAGCTTTAGTCCCACCGGCGATATGACCCGCGCCATGCTGGTCACCGTCCTGGCCCGTCTGGACGGGCAGGATACCGCCGCCGGCGAGACGTGGTACTCGAGAGCCATAGCCTGGGGCGTGGAGAACGGCATTACCGACGGCGCCAACGCCGAGATGAGCATCACCCGCGAGAGTCTGGTGGTCATGCTGTACCGCTACGCCAAGGCGGAGCCCGCCAACGGCGCGGCGCTCCATGAATTCCCTGATGCCGACAAGGTGTCCGGCTGGGCGACCGAAGCCGTGAACTGGGCGGTGGCAAACGGCATCCTTACCGGCAACGGAGCAGGCGAGCTCAATCCCGGCGGCAATGCCAGCCGCGCCGAGGTCGCCACGATCCTCCAAAGATTTATTTCGCTATAAACCAAAAATGGACCTCCGCCGGAGCAGCCCCTCCGGTGGAGGTCCATTTTACACACGTTTTTTCGGGAAAAGGAAAACCCCAATAAATCCCCCCCTAAATCGAAAAAATACCCCCTTTGCCCATGGCCCATCCGACTCTATAATAGAGCTAACGAAGGTAAGTGTGAAAATCACGAAATGGCGGTGAGAGTGAGAATGAGTGAGACGATCGTATTGATGCAGAATATCTGCAAGAGCTTTCCCGGTGTCATGGCACTGGATCACGTCAATTTTGAGCTGCGCTCGGGCGAGGTTATGGCTCTGCTGGGGGAGAACGGTGCGGGCAAGTCCACACTGATGAAGATATTGAGCGGCGTCTATACCAGTGATGAGGGTACGGTGGAGATATTCGGACACCCGTGCGGAAATCTGACGCCCAGACAGGCGCAGAGCATGGGCGTGGCCATCATCCATCAGGAGCTCAACATGTGCCGGCATTTGTCGGTGGCCGAGAACATGTTCCTGGGTCGCGAGGTCTGCAAAGGCGGCGTCCTGTCCAACGCACAGATGGAGGCCGAGGCAGAGCGGGTGCTCAATGAGCTGAAGATCGACATCTCGCCCAGTCAAGTGGTGGGTGATCTGCCGGTCAGCAAGCAGCAGATGGTAGAGATCGCCAAGGCCCTCTCCACCGACGCCAAGGTTCTTATTATGGATGAGCCCACCTCAGCGCTTACGAGCAAGGAGATTGACGACCTGTTCCGCATTATCCGTCAGCTCAAGGAGCGCGGCTGCGGCATCGTGTATATTTCCCACCGCCTGGAAGAGCTCCAGCATATCGTTGACCGGGTCACCATCATGCGGGACGGCCAGTACGTCGCCAGCATGAGCTTCGCCGATACCGATCTGGACGAGATCATTGCCAACATGGTGGGTCGCGAGATCAAGGAAAAATTCCCCCGGGTCTCCTGTGAGAAAGGAAAAAAGATTTTCGAGGTCCAGCATCTCAACGCCGGACGAATGGTGCGCGACGTTAGTTTCTCTCTCTATGAGGGTGAGATCGTAGGCTTTGCGGGGTTGATGGGCGCAGGTCGAACCGAGACCACCCGGGCCCTCTTCGGAGTAGACCCCAAGGAGGGAGGCACGATCCTCCTGGACGGGAGTGAGGTTGTCATTCGCCGCCCGGTGGACGCCATCAAGGCAGGCATCGTTCTGGCTCCCGAGGACCGGAAGAAGGATGGTCTATGCACCAAGCTGAGTGTTCGCCAGAACATTTCCCTCCCCAACCTGGACCTCGTCTGCAACAAGCTGGGCGTCGTCAGCAGCGGTAAAGAGGACGCGATGTGCGCCAAAGCGGTGTCGAACCTGAAAATCAAAACACCCAACCTGGAGATCGACGCCAATAACCTCTCCGGCGGCAACCAGCAGAAGGTCGTTGTAGGTAAGTGGCTGGCCCGAAACTCCCGGGTCGTCATCTTCGACGAGCCCACCCGCGGCATCGATGTGGCTGCCAAGGTAGAGATATATAACCTCATGAACGAGCTGAAACAGCAGGGCATCGCCGTCATGTTCGTCTCCTCTGAGATGCCTGAGATTATGGGAATCGCGGACCGCATCGTCGTCATGTGCGATGGGCGGGTCACCGGCGAACTGATGAGTGCCGAGGCCACCCAGGAGAAGATATTGACCCTGGCCACCCAGTTCGAGAACAAGTTCGCCGCCGTCGGTTAAGGAAGGGAAGAGAGAATATGGAACGGTTAAATCAGCAGAGCCCCTTGAAACGTTTCCTGGGGATGCGCGGCATGGGCGCGGCCCTCACCGCGTTTGGTGGGTTCATCGTCATCTACCTCGCGTTCGGGTTCATCAACATGAAGGTGTTTTCCCTGGATAACGTGCTCAACCTCCTCAGATCCATGTCCAAATATCTGCTCATCGGCATCGGGCAGAGCTACGTACTTATTACCGGGAATATCGACCTGTCCATCGGCTCGGTGGTAGGCATGAGCGCCATGATCTCGGCCACGCTGATGGCCGGCGGTGTGCCGGTTCTCCCGGCCATCCTCATTACACTGGTCTGCTGCCTGGCGGTGGGGGTGGTGAACGGCATCCTGGTAGGCAAGTTCCAGCTCCCGCCCTTCATTGCCACCCTGGGCACCATGTTTGTTGCCCGCGGCGTGGCCTACATGGTCAACGGCAACCGCAACACCAACGCTATCTCCTCCGGCATCGGTAAGGAGGCGGGCGACGCGTTCCAGAGCTTCTTTTACTATGGCACTACCGCGTTCCTCTATAATACCTTCTGGATCGCCCTCGCCCTTTTCGTCGTGTTCTTCTTCCTGCTCAGCAAGACGCGCACGGGCCGCCACATCTACGCTGTGGGTTCCAATGTGGACGCGGCAAAGCTCTCCGGCGTCAATGTGGTGGGCACTGTCACCAAGACCTACCTGGTCAGCGCTTTCTGCTCCTTCGTGGTTGGACTTATCCTCTGCGCACAGGCCGGCATGGGCAACATGGAGGCCGGTAATATGTATGAGATGTACGGCGTTGCGGCGGGCGTCATCGGCGGCGTGTCCCCCCTGGGCGGCACGGGCCTACTGCTGGGCACCCTGGCCGGCGCCGCCGTATGGCAGACACTGGAGAACGGCCTCAGCATGATCACCGCCCCTGTTGGCATCCAGCGTATCGTTATCGGCGTCATCGTGGTGTTCGCCGTGCTGCTGGACGTGGTCGTCCGCAAGGGTGCGTTCACAAAGCGTATTTCCAGTATGAAGCACATAGGCACAGACGCGGCCGCCGCCGACCCAAAATAGAGAATATGTGCGGCGTGCGTCGTCAGCGCCGTTCATAGATAGAAGACCTAAATTTGATAAGGAGGAACCCATACATGAAAAGAAAGCTTCTTGCAATTCTCTCCTGCATTTGCCTGACCATCGGACTCCTCTCCGGCTGCACAACCCAGGGGGGCGGCTCGTCCAAAGCCCCCACCGCAGGCGATATTAAGATTGCCCTCATCACCATGGACTCCATCGACCAGCACTGGATCACCCTAAACGAGGGTGCCCAGAAGGCCGCCAAGGAGCTTGGCGTGACCGTGGACTTCATGGCTCCCAATACCAAGGACGACGCCCAGCAGATCGAGCAGGTCAATAACGCCGTGGCCGGTGGCTATCAGGCCATCGTGGTGGCGGCCAATGGACCTGACGCCATCTCCTCGGCCCTGAAAGAGGCCGCAGGCAAGGGCATTAAGATCGTCTATGTGGACTCCCCGGCCAACGTGGACGCCGAGGCTACCTTCTCCACCGACAACACGGCTGCCGGCACCACCGCCGGCAACGAGATGATCAAGGCCCTTGAGGCCGCGGGCGTCACCTCCGGCTCCATCGGCATCATCAACGTGAACGCTGCCACCGCCTCCTGCGTGGCCCGTGAGGAAGGCTTCCGCGCCGCGTTCGAGGGCAAGGGCTACACCCTGCTTGAGACCCAGTACGGCGAGGGCGACGCCGCCAAGAGCCAGGGCATCGCTGAGAACTACATCACCCAGGGCGTCGTGGGCATCTTCGGCTGCAACGAGGGCTCCACCACCGGCGCCGGCAACGCCATCAAGGCCAGCGGCAAGAGCGGCATCATCGGCGTGGGCTTCGACAAGTCCGATGCGATCCTCGGCCTCATTAACGATGGCAACCTCCTCTGCACCATGGCGCAGAACCCAGATGTGATGGGCTACGAGGGCGTTAAGGCCGCCGTAGACGCCATCAATGGCAAGGACCTGGGCGGCGCGGTCACCGATACCGGTGTCTCCGTACTCGTCAAGAAGGGCGGCTCCAATAGCGGCGGCGCTACCACCGCCAGCCAGAACTACAAAATTGCCCTCATCACCATGGACTCCATCGACCAGCACTGGATCACCTTGAACGAGGGTGCCCAGAAAATGGCCAAGGAGCTTGGCGTGACCGTGGACTTCATGGCCCCCAATACCAAGGACGACGCCCAGCAGATCGAGCAGGTCAATAACGCCGTGGCCGGTGGCTATCAGGCCATCGTGGTGGCGGCCAATGGACCTGACGCCATCTCCTCGGCCCTGAAAGAGGCCGCAGGCAAGGGCATTAAGATCGTCTATGTGGACTCCCCGGCCAACGTGGACGCCGAGGCTACCTTCTCCACCGACAACACGGCTGCCGGCACCACCGCCGGCAACGAGATGATCAAGGCCCTTGAGGCCGCGGGCGTCACCTCCGGCTCCATCGGCATCATCAACGTGAACGCCGCCACCGCCTCCTGCGTGGCCCGTGAGGAAGGCTTCCGCGCCGCGTTCGAGGGCAAGGGCTACACCCTGCTTGAGACCCAGTACGGCGAGGGCGACGCCGCCAAGAGCCAGGGCATCGCTGAGAACTACATCACCCAGGGCGTCGTGGGCATCTTCGGCTGCAACGAGGGCTCCACCACCGGCGCCGGCAACGCCATCAAGGCCAGCGGCAAGAGCGGCATCATCGGCGTGGGCTTCGACAAGTCCGACGCGATCCTGAACCTCATCAATGACGGCTATCTCCTCTGCACCATGGCGCAGAACCCCGACGTGATGGGCGAGGACGGTGTCAAGGCCGCTGTGCAGGCCCTGGAGGGCGAGAGCCTGGGCGGCGCGGTCACCGATACCGGCGTCTCTGTGCTCACCAAAAAGTAAGAAAACAGCCTACAAGTAAATGTTCCACAGAAACGCCGGGCGGTATGTCCGGCGTTTCTGTGGAATTCCGATAAAAAATGTGATATGATTAATGGAAACAGGAGGAGTCCATATGAAACGCAGTGAAATCAACGCAGCCCTGAAAGAGATGGAGACCATGGTGAAGGAGTACCGCTTCGCCCTCCCCCCATTCTGTCAGTTTGCTCCTGAGGACTGGAAAAGCAAGGGCCATGACTACGATGAGATCCGAGACAACATGCTGGGCTGGGACATCACGGACTATGGCATGGGGGACTTTAATAAGATGGGCTTTTCCCTCATCACCATCCGCAACGGCAACCTCAAGTTGAAGGATAAGTATAGCAAGGTATATGCTGAGAAGCTTTTATACATCAAGGAGGGCCAGTATTCCCCCATGCACTTCCACTGGTCCAAGGCCGAGGACATCATCAACCGGGGAGGCGGTGTGGTACTCATCCGCGTCTACAACTCCACCGAGGACGAGAGCCTGGATAAGTTGAGCGATGTGCATGTCCACGTGGACGGACGGGAAATGGTGGTTTCCGCGGGCAGCCAGGTCCGCCTGACCCCCGGCGAGAGTATCACCATCTACCCCTATCTCTACCATGACTTTGAGGTGGAGCCCGGCTCGGGGAACGTGCTTCTGGGCGAGGTCAGCCAGTGCAACGACGACAATATCGACAACCGTTTTTATGAGAAACTGGGCCGTTTTCCCGCCATTGAGGAGGACGAGGCCCCTTATCGGCTATTGTGCAACGAATATCCCACGGCGAAGGATTGAGGTGAGCGTATGGCCTGTGACGTAGTGGCTCTGGGCGAAATGCTCATTGATTTTGCCTCCCGCGGCACCGACGCCGCCGGCTATCCCACCATGGCCGCGAACCCCGGGGGCGCACCCTGCAATTTCCTCGCAGCCCTGACCAAATACGGTGTGAAAACCGCGTTCCTTGGCAAGGTGGGCGACGATACCTTTGGCCGACTGCTGATTGGCACCGCAAAAGGCGCCGGTATTGAGACCAAGGGAGTCGTGGTGGACGGAAGCGTCTTTACCACACTCGCCTTTGTGACCTTCGACGAGCATGGCGACCGCTCTTTCAGCTTTGCACGGAAGCCGGGGGCGGATACCCAGCTCCACTTTGAGGAGCTGGATCTCTCGCTGATTGATGAGTGCAGGGTCTTCCATTTTGGCACCCTCAGCCTTACCGACGAGCCGGTGCGCACCGCCACCCAAAAAGCGGTGGCCTACGCCAGGGAGCGAGGCAAGCTCATCACCTTTGATCCCAACCTGCGCCCGCCTCTTTGGCGGAGCGAGGCTGAGGCCAGAAATCAGATACTGTGGGGGCTCTCCCAGGCCGATGTGGTGAAGATCAGCGACGAGGAAGTAGATTTCCTCTGGAAGTGTTCCCCTGAGGAGGGGGCCGACCGACTCCTCCGTGATTTCGGCGTGTCTCTCGCCATGGTCACAATGGGATCCCGGGGCTGTTATCTCAAGAACGCGAGGGCGCTGTGCTCCGCCGCCCCGCCCAAGGTGAAGGCTGTGGACACTACGGGAGCGGGGGATATCTTTGGCGGAAGCGCGGTCATGCGACTGCTGGAGCTGAAAAAGGCCCCGTCGGAGCTCAGCCAGGATGACCTGGGCTACATCGCACGCTTTGCGGCCGCGGCCGCCAGCCTTTCCACGGAGAAGAGCGGCGGCATCCCGAGCGTTCCGGAGCGGGAAGAGGTATTGGCAAGACTGTAAGACATGAAGAGGGGAGAGGCCGCTATGCTCAAGGTGGTCGTAGCTGATGATGAGGCGAGGGTCTGCAATTTGATCCTTCTGCTGGCGGATTGGGAGAAACTGAACATGGAGGTGGTGGGCACCGCCGCCAATGGTCTGGAGGCCTTGCAGTTAGTACGCACCCTTACTCCCGATATTCTGATTACCGATATCCGTATGCCCGGCTGCGACGGACTGGAGCTGATTGAAAAGGCAAAGG contains the following coding sequences:
- a CDS encoding Putative alpha-1,2-mannosidase (modular protein) (Evidence 3 : Function proposed based on presence of conserved amino acid motif, structural feature or limited homology), which gives rise to MKRILSMVLCVTMALSLLPASALAAGPAETPGKSLADYPDLLFGVGSATSAGPTLPGGSIHPSPETKSKDNGGYSRNSPIVGFGQLYAQGTGGTKSYGNFLLAPMLGGNIELNDSNRAVQAKAGTETAKCYEYSVELENGIKAAVTPTHNAAIYSFEFPAGEDASFLLDAARKQDKSNAMKKGSVTVDPETHTISGGGTFSGNWNPANWNMYFALEFDTDFTEIGVFEDSTLTTYTEKTTVSIDSEKRLGAYVKFAQPATEAEPEPLTVKVKLAISFESEEKAKEFLDEQIPAYDYDAVRDEAKSVWEDRLDAIEIETSDEALLRQFYTALYHTNVEPRDRVSDHGDWDDFYTIWDSWKTAFPLKTFFYPEQVGSIIASFIDRAERNETIIMSDAFIQGQEFVCGQGGNDIENIIADACLKDIPLPEGYDWERAYNAVIKSAERMRTPEYVMKGYAVEGQRKTVSGASYSSRLHAGSATQGFAINDFAVAQMAKKLGKTEDYEFYLNRSMNWRNAWNPNVESDGFYGFPQNPNSDGTFAAGYNPKKPSYNTNFYEATGWDSCFTNRNDMPGLIEAMGGRQKFIERLQWACDHSINYGNDDGGAEGYLNFTNEPSMHIPWLFCTDEVKRPDLAAETINRILTERFLKDGINDYPGDEDGGAMSSYLIFMLSGFFPYSPTNDYYLHGARLPRITFRLGNGKSFVITGENTGENNIYVQSATWQGQDFNECKLTYGQIMEGGELHFVMGSEPSRWARMEDNTPPTDVTGLTYDAESAVGGKTVLTWNASADEGEGVARYDVYRSDKIVFECNEETFVGSVTQTTFEEMPEVPTRYWYRVVAVDGAENRANAAEVCVSLSYDSEPPEQVTGLRVDGALLDNGIVKLSWTESHDNVGVTSYNVYRSNHVDFTISSDTLLTAVQSPAITDFLSAAGTYYYRVTARDAYGNISEPSDCVAAEVAGGLPDDMEATPGVNQAKGKTAKVNGQTNIDKEGADKAVDGSISTKWCVKSTGSNGGTGEVAAGTPLNNPHWLEIDLVKPTLLNRWVVTHAGGGSPAEGKGYNTQEFKLQYWNGTAWADADVVTGNKDNVTDRTFSTVITTKVRMEITRAVQDNCTENNKVQTARIYEVELYSPKLESEYDGSLMELSGVKLAVNSQAADAEGPAKACDGDENTKWSARFQMADKTVEAPEGAEAFADGVSWMSIDLGEVCVVDRLTYLGGGKEKPEFRTKELYLQTSADGVNWTYTKEGAWKDGDEQVPTKLEYSFQESITSRYFRLVLPVRGVSDGERGNTNARVFEFHLFGEKLVNENKITIAPADGANVRTSKTNAAPGDKIDVDVEYTRADREFVKLLVTGESGTPVPVAQYGEMLKFNFTMPNEPVKIKAYSRFVVDADREALQVALYALKDGEITVAADADTDEIEREVRAYVARLLAGAPGAEGVTAEIEETETFGTFKVTLEKNGIMVVKDLAMTLSGYRYKISGMSDVPGVTVPYGTAKEELGLPERVKVTFREGGEKEVAVSWECAEFIKDRAGAYRFIGTIASGEDYANPEELTASCEVTVSHAPSYSTGDTTTRTEKNPDGSTTKTVKNKTTGTVTETTTYPDGTQIVATTPKGGESSIKVAVPKGKDSVTITIPTGEILTSGTVAVIVNVDGSEEVVKTSVATSWGLRITLAEGATLKLVDNSKDFTDVAEHNWAYDAVQFTASRELFNGTGADSFSPTGDMTRAMLVTVLARLDGQDTAAGETWYSRAIAWGVENGITDGANAEMSITRESLVVMLYRYAKAEPANGAALHEFPDADKVSGWATEAVNWAVANGILTGNGAGELNPGGNASRAEVATILQRFISL